In a single window of the Streptomyces sp. NBC_00285 genome:
- the scy gene encoding polarized growth protein Scy yields MRGYERQEREPAADVDHLSRFEAEMDRLKTEREKAIQHAEDLGYQVEVLRAKLHEARRTLMSRPEFGGGDIGYQAEQLLRNAQVQADQLRQDAERELSQVRAQTQRILQEHAEQAARLQAELHQEAVTRRQQLDQELSERRQTVESHVNENVAWAEQLRARSESQARRLLEESRAEAEQAMAAARAEAERVATEARQRLTSEAEAARAEAEQLLRRARTDAERLIDSASTQAQEATDHAEQLRTSTATESDSARRQATELSRAAEQRITEADEALRKAQAEAEKVLSEATAAAEKALASAESANEQRTRTAKEQVARLVTEASQEAEATKATAEQIVADARAEAEKITAEASEKARSLTAEESATQLSKAAKTAEDVLNKAQEDARNTTKAAAEEAERIRHEAETEADRLRAEAHDIAEQLKGSAKDDTKEYRAKTVELQEEARRLRGEAEQLRADAVAEGEKIRAEARKEAVQQIEEAAKTAEELLSKAKADADELRQTATTDSEKVRTEAIERATTLRRQAEETLQRTRQEAERHREEVAEQAEGIKADAERAALELHEETERAIEVRRTEAADELTRLHTDAEERLAAAEQALTEAREEAGRIRREAAEETDRLRGEAAERIRSLQQQAEAEADRLRTEAASDASASRAEGEAVAVRLRSEAAAEAERLKTEAQDTADRVRAEAHAAAERLAAEASETLAAAQEEADRRRREAEEYLGSARQEADQERERAREQSEELLASARNRVEEAQTEAVRLVEEADRRATEMVSAAEQHAQQVRDSVAGLHEQAQEEITGLRSTAEHVADRTRREAQEEADRVRSDAYSERERASEDAARIRREAAEETDAAKSLAERTVSEAISEAERLRSESAEYAQRARTEASDATAQAEQDASRTRADAREDANRIRSDAATQADTLITEARNEAERLTEETIADTDRLRTETVAEAERVRIESVTEAERVRAESVARAERLIGEAAGDAERLRADAADTVGQAQQHSERVRNESERVKAAAAAAAEELVNSARSEAERTLDEARKDSNKRRSEAAEQVDTLITETAAEADKLLNEAQQQALKATADAEAQADSMVGAARKEADRLVSQATVEGNSTVEKARTDADELLVGARRDATAIRERAEELRDRLTGEIEAMHDRARREAAETMRSTGDRCDALIKASEEQLAKAQAKAKELVSEANSEAGKVRIAAVKKAEALLKEAEQKKATLVREAEELKAEAIREAKRTVEEGKRELEVLVRRREDINTEISRVQDVLEALESFEAPSAGKDGGVKAGAAVGAPRSGKPSDS; encoded by the coding sequence GTGCGGGGCTACGAACGCCAGGAGCGAGAGCCGGCGGCTGACGTCGACCACCTCTCTCGGTTCGAGGCCGAGATGGATCGGCTGAAGACCGAGCGGGAAAAGGCGATCCAGCACGCCGAGGACCTCGGCTACCAGGTCGAGGTGCTGCGCGCCAAGCTGCACGAGGCGCGGCGCACCCTCATGTCCCGGCCCGAATTCGGCGGCGGCGACATCGGCTACCAGGCCGAGCAGTTGCTGCGCAATGCGCAGGTCCAGGCCGACCAGTTGCGCCAGGACGCCGAGCGCGAGCTGAGCCAGGTCCGCGCCCAGACCCAGCGCATCCTCCAGGAGCACGCCGAGCAGGCCGCCCGCCTGCAGGCGGAGCTGCACCAGGAGGCGGTCACCCGCCGCCAGCAGCTCGACCAGGAGCTGTCCGAGCGCCGGCAGACCGTCGAGTCGCACGTCAACGAGAACGTGGCGTGGGCCGAGCAACTGCGCGCCCGCAGCGAGTCCCAGGCCCGCCGGCTCCTGGAGGAGTCCCGCGCGGAGGCAGAACAGGCCATGGCGGCCGCCCGCGCCGAGGCCGAGCGGGTCGCCACCGAGGCCCGCCAGCGTCTGACGAGCGAGGCCGAGGCGGCCCGCGCGGAGGCCGAACAGCTCCTGCGCCGCGCCCGCACGGACGCCGAGCGCCTGATCGACTCCGCCTCCACCCAGGCCCAGGAGGCCACCGACCACGCCGAGCAACTGCGCACCTCCACGGCGACCGAGTCGGACTCCGCCCGCCGTCAGGCCACCGAGCTCAGCCGCGCCGCCGAGCAGCGCATCACGGAGGCCGACGAGGCGCTGCGCAAGGCGCAGGCCGAGGCCGAGAAGGTGCTCAGCGAGGCCACGGCCGCCGCCGAGAAGGCGCTGGCGAGCGCGGAGTCGGCGAACGAACAGCGCACGCGTACGGCCAAGGAGCAGGTCGCCCGGCTCGTCACCGAGGCCAGCCAGGAGGCCGAGGCGACGAAGGCGACCGCCGAGCAGATCGTCGCGGACGCCCGCGCCGAGGCCGAGAAGATCACCGCCGAGGCCTCCGAGAAGGCCCGCAGTCTCACCGCCGAGGAGAGCGCGACCCAGCTGTCCAAGGCGGCCAAGACCGCCGAGGACGTCCTCAACAAGGCTCAGGAGGACGCGCGCAACACCACCAAGGCCGCCGCCGAGGAAGCCGAGCGGATCCGCCACGAGGCGGAGACCGAGGCGGACCGGCTGCGGGCCGAGGCGCACGACATCGCCGAACAGCTCAAGGGTTCGGCGAAGGACGACACCAAGGAGTACCGGGCCAAGACGGTCGAGCTCCAGGAGGAGGCCCGTCGGCTGCGCGGCGAGGCCGAGCAGCTGCGCGCCGACGCGGTCGCCGAGGGCGAGAAGATCCGCGCGGAGGCCCGCAAGGAGGCCGTCCAGCAGATCGAGGAGGCCGCCAAGACCGCCGAGGAGCTGCTCTCCAAGGCCAAGGCGGACGCCGACGAGCTGCGCCAGACCGCGACCACGGACAGCGAGAAGGTCCGTACCGAGGCCATCGAGCGCGCCACCACGCTGCGCCGGCAGGCCGAGGAGACCCTTCAGCGCACCCGCCAGGAGGCGGAGCGGCACCGCGAGGAGGTCGCCGAGCAGGCCGAGGGCATCAAGGCCGACGCCGAGCGGGCCGCCCTTGAGCTGCACGAGGAGACCGAGCGGGCCATAGAGGTCCGCCGCACCGAGGCCGCCGATGAACTGACCCGGCTGCACACCGACGCCGAGGAACGCCTCGCCGCCGCCGAGCAGGCCCTCACCGAGGCCCGTGAAGAGGCCGGGCGGATCCGCCGTGAGGCCGCCGAGGAGACCGACCGGCTGCGCGGCGAGGCCGCCGAGCGGATCCGTTCGCTCCAGCAGCAGGCCGAGGCCGAGGCCGACCGGCTGCGCACCGAGGCCGCGTCCGACGCGTCCGCCTCCCGCGCCGAGGGCGAGGCCGTCGCCGTACGGCTGCGTTCCGAGGCCGCCGCGGAGGCGGAGCGGCTGAAGACCGAGGCGCAGGACACCGCGGACCGGGTCCGGGCGGAGGCGCACGCCGCCGCCGAGCGGCTCGCCGCCGAGGCGTCCGAGACACTGGCCGCGGCCCAGGAGGAGGCCGACCGGCGCCGCCGCGAGGCCGAGGAGTACCTCGGCTCGGCCCGCCAGGAGGCGGACCAGGAGCGCGAGCGGGCCCGCGAGCAGAGCGAGGAGCTCCTCGCTTCCGCCCGCAATCGGGTCGAGGAGGCCCAGACCGAGGCCGTACGTCTGGTCGAGGAGGCGGACCGGCGGGCCACCGAGATGGTGTCGGCCGCCGAGCAGCACGCGCAGCAGGTGCGGGATTCGGTCGCCGGGCTGCACGAGCAGGCCCAGGAGGAGATCACCGGGCTGCGCAGCACCGCCGAGCACGTGGCCGACCGCACCCGGCGGGAGGCGCAGGAGGAGGCCGACCGGGTCCGCTCGGACGCCTACTCCGAGCGGGAGCGGGCCAGCGAGGACGCGGCCCGGATCCGGCGCGAGGCCGCCGAGGAGACGGACGCCGCCAAGTCGCTGGCCGAGCGCACCGTCTCGGAGGCGATCTCGGAGGCGGAGCGGCTCAGGTCGGAGTCGGCCGAGTACGCCCAGCGGGCGCGCACCGAGGCCTCGGACGCGACCGCGCAGGCCGAGCAGGACGCCTCCCGCACCCGGGCGGACGCCCGCGAGGACGCCAACCGCATCCGGTCGGACGCGGCGACGCAGGCCGACACCCTCATCACCGAGGCGCGCAACGAAGCCGAGCGGCTCACCGAGGAGACCATCGCCGACACCGACCGGCTGCGGACGGAGACGGTCGCCGAGGCGGAGCGGGTACGCATCGAGTCGGTCACCGAAGCCGAGCGCGTACGGGCCGAATCGGTCGCCCGGGCAGAGCGGTTGATCGGCGAAGCCGCCGGGGACGCGGAGCGGCTGCGTGCCGACGCTGCGGACACGGTCGGGCAGGCACAGCAGCACTCGGAGCGGGTCCGTAACGAGTCCGAGCGGGTCAAGGCGGCCGCGGCGGCCGCGGCCGAGGAGCTGGTCAACTCCGCGCGCTCGGAGGCCGAGCGCACCCTCGACGAGGCGCGCAAGGACTCCAACAAGCGGCGTTCGGAAGCGGCCGAGCAGGTCGACACGCTCATCACGGAGACCGCCGCCGAGGCGGACAAACTGCTCAACGAGGCGCAGCAGCAGGCCCTCAAGGCCACCGCGGACGCGGAGGCGCAGGCCGACAGCATGGTGGGCGCGGCCCGCAAGGAGGCCGACCGGCTGGTGTCCCAGGCGACGGTCGAGGGCAACTCGACGGTGGAGAAGGCCCGTACGGACGCGGACGAGCTGCTCGTCGGCGCCCGCCGGGACGCCACCGCGATAAGGGAGCGCGCGGAGGAGCTGCGCGACCGGCTCACGGGCGAGATCGAGGCGATGCACGACCGGGCCCGCCGTGAGGCCGCGGAGACCATGAGGTCGACCGGCGACCGCTGCGACGCGCTCATCAAGGCGTCCGAGGAGCAGCTGGCGAAGGCCCAGGCGAAGGCCAAGGAGCTGGTCTCGGAGGCCAATTCGGAGGCCGGCAAGGTGCGCATCGCCGCGGTCAAGAAGGCCGAGGCGCTCCTCAAGGAGGCCGAGCAGAAGAAGGCCACCCTGGTCCGGGAGGCCGAGGAGCTCAAGGCCGAGGCGATCCGCGAGGCCAAGCGCACGGTCGAGGAGGGCAAGCGCGAGCTCGAGGTGCTCGTCCGGCGCCGCGAGGACATCAACACCGAGATCTCCCGTGTCCAGGACGTCCTGGAGGCGTTGGAGTCTTTCGAGGCCCCATCGGCGGGCAAGGACGGCGGCGTCAAGGCCGGCGCAGCGGTCGGCGCCCCTCGTTCGGGTAAGCCTTCGGACAGCTAA
- the mce gene encoding methylmalonyl-CoA epimerase, whose protein sequence is MLTRIDHIGIACFDLDKTVEFYRATYGFEVYHSEVNEEQGVREAMLKINDTSDGGASYLQLLEPTRPDSTVAKWLDKNGEGVHHIAFGTADVDADAADVRGKGVRVLYEEPRRGSMGSRITFLHPKDCHGVLTELVTSASVESPEH, encoded by the coding sequence ATGCTGACGCGAATCGACCACATCGGGATCGCCTGCTTCGACCTCGACAAGACCGTCGAGTTCTACCGGGCCACCTACGGCTTCGAGGTGTACCACTCCGAGGTCAACGAGGAGCAGGGTGTGCGCGAGGCCATGCTCAAGATCAACGACACCTCCGACGGCGGCGCCTCCTACCTGCAGCTTCTCGAGCCGACCCGCCCCGACTCGACCGTCGCGAAGTGGCTGGACAAGAACGGCGAGGGCGTCCACCACATCGCTTTCGGTACGGCGGATGTGGACGCGGACGCCGCGGACGTCCGCGGCAAGGGCGTACGCGTTCTGTACGAGGAGCCGCGACGTGGCTCCATGGGGTCACGGATCACCTTCCTGCACCCGAAGGATTGCCACGGCGTACTGACAGAACTGGTCACTTCGGCGTCTGTTGAGTCACCTGAGCACTGA
- a CDS encoding PepSY domain-containing protein yields the protein MKRNIVIATLTAAALATGGTVAAFAAGDDNATATQRQTNTSAQVAADHDDSNDSNDSADDRTTVPSGRVTAAEAIAAALKHTPGTAVSADLDDDGADAWEVTVVKGDGTEYDVRIAPDSGKVLGAQRDTDEDTDAEDRAELAAVKKAGTDAREAALAAAVKGTVTEVGLDDDKGTVAWSVDTVKDGKQGEWKGALDSGKVTQDRDDD from the coding sequence ATGAAGCGCAACATCGTCATCGCCACCCTCACCGCCGCCGCCCTGGCCACCGGTGGCACCGTCGCCGCCTTCGCCGCGGGGGACGACAACGCGACGGCGACGCAGCGCCAGACGAACACGAGCGCCCAGGTGGCCGCCGACCACGACGACTCCAATGACTCCAACGACTCCGCAGACGACCGTACGACCGTCCCCAGTGGCAGGGTCACCGCCGCCGAGGCGATCGCGGCCGCCCTGAAGCACACCCCGGGCACCGCCGTCTCCGCCGACCTGGACGACGACGGCGCCGACGCGTGGGAGGTGACCGTCGTCAAGGGCGACGGCACGGAGTACGACGTGCGCATCGCCCCGGACTCCGGCAAGGTGCTCGGCGCCCAGCGCGACACCGACGAGGACACCGACGCCGAAGACCGTGCGGAGCTCGCCGCGGTGAAGAAGGCCGGGACCGACGCCCGCGAGGCCGCGCTGGCCGCTGCCGTAAAGGGCACGGTGACCGAGGTCGGCCTCGACGACGACAAGGGCACCGTGGCCTGGAGCGTGGACACCGTGAAGGACGGCAAGCAGGGCGAGTGGAAGGGCGCCCTCGACTCGGGCAAGGTCACCCAGGACCGCGACGACGACTGA
- a CDS encoding MFS transporter: MSASYARVLRIPHARRAFTTALLGRLSYGVVPLSVLLAVTRASGSYAVAGAVMALFGATVVVLAPARAALIDRYGPPRALVPMLAAYILLLALLTVAVWRPGAPPVLLGALTTLAGACVPPLGPTMRTVWGRLTEGDKALLQRAYSLDGVAEELLFVSGPLLVGVLVGVAAPVVGIVVGAALMVAGTAGFVRSPAVRAVPPAGSSASSARGDRGGRRVLGRVRRPVVAAAAVGLALGVLDLLVVVFAEAHRHGGASVAWVLAALSAGSAAGGMLNGAVDWRVPAPTRLALLTLGLGLALLGAGLAPGIGTLALVMAGAGFFVSPAVTTAYLIADDAVAPEARTRAGAWVNTAVNAGSTGGTAAAGALAGQLPVAVCFAVTGGVVAVTAVATMTKGARGRGALRGGAAVV, translated from the coding sequence ATGTCCGCGTCCTACGCGCGCGTACTGCGCATTCCGCATGCCCGCCGCGCCTTCACCACCGCCCTGCTCGGCAGGCTGTCGTACGGCGTCGTCCCGCTGTCCGTGCTGCTCGCCGTGACCCGCGCCTCCGGCTCGTACGCGGTGGCGGGTGCCGTGATGGCACTCTTCGGCGCCACCGTCGTCGTCCTGGCGCCCGCGCGGGCCGCCCTCATCGACCGGTACGGGCCGCCGCGAGCGCTCGTACCCATGCTGGCGGCCTACATCCTGCTGCTCGCCCTGCTCACCGTCGCCGTCTGGCGTCCCGGCGCCCCGCCCGTCCTCCTCGGCGCCCTCACCACCCTCGCGGGGGCCTGCGTCCCGCCGCTCGGCCCGACCATGCGGACCGTGTGGGGCCGCCTCACCGAGGGCGACAAGGCGCTGCTCCAGCGGGCGTACAGCCTCGACGGGGTCGCCGAGGAACTGCTCTTCGTCTCGGGCCCGCTGCTGGTGGGCGTCCTCGTCGGCGTGGCCGCACCGGTCGTCGGGATCGTCGTCGGGGCGGCCCTGATGGTGGCGGGGACGGCCGGATTCGTACGGTCGCCGGCGGTACGGGCGGTGCCTCCCGCCGGTTCTTCCGCCTCCTCCGCACGAGGGGACAGGGGCGGCCGGCGTGTCCTTGGCCGGGTCCGCCGACCCGTCGTGGCCGCCGCGGCCGTGGGCCTCGCGCTCGGCGTGCTCGACCTGCTCGTCGTCGTCTTCGCCGAGGCGCACCGGCACGGCGGCGCGAGTGTGGCCTGGGTGCTGGCCGCGCTGTCCGCCGGGAGCGCGGCCGGCGGGATGCTGAACGGGGCCGTGGACTGGCGCGTGCCCGCCCCGACCAGGCTGGCCCTGCTGACCCTGGGTCTTGGCCTGGCCCTGCTCGGCGCGGGGCTCGCCCCGGGAATCGGCACCCTCGCCCTGGTCATGGCGGGGGCCGGGTTCTTCGTGTCCCCGGCCGTCACCACCGCGTACCTCATCGCCGACGATGCGGTCGCCCCCGAGGCCCGCACCCGGGCCGGCGCGTGGGTCAACACGGCCGTCAACGCCGGCAGTACGGGAGGAACGGCCGCGGCCGGGGCCCTGGCGGGGCAGCTGCCGGTGGCCGTGTGTTTCGCGGTGACGGGCGGGGTGGTCGCCGTGACGGCGGTAGCGACCATGACGAAGGGCGCCCGGGGGAGGGGCGCCCTTCGCGGCGGTGCGGCTGTCGTGTGA
- the meaB gene encoding methylmalonyl Co-A mutase-associated GTPase MeaB, with translation MQDVATLVDQAREGRPRAVARLISLVEGASPQLREIMAALAPLTGNAYVVGLTGSPGVGKSTSTSALVTAYRKQDRRVGVLAVDPSSPFSGGALLGDRVRMSDHASDPGVYIRSMATRGHLGGLARAAPQAIRVLDAAGCDVILVETVGVGQSEVEVASQADTSVVLLAPGMGDGIQAAKAGILEIGDVYVVNKADRDGADATARDLNHMLGLGESRGPGDWRPPIVKTVASRAEGIDEVVEALDKHRAWMEERGVLTERRRARAAHEVEAIALTALRARIADLSGDRRLGALAARIVAGELDPYRAADELVEGLTQG, from the coding sequence ATGCAGGACGTCGCCACCCTGGTGGACCAGGCCAGGGAGGGCCGCCCGCGGGCCGTGGCCCGGCTGATCTCCCTGGTGGAGGGGGCGTCCCCGCAGCTCAGGGAGATCATGGCGGCACTGGCCCCGCTGACGGGCAACGCGTACGTGGTGGGCCTGACGGGCTCGCCCGGGGTGGGCAAGTCGACGTCCACCTCGGCCCTGGTGACCGCGTACCGCAAGCAGGACAGGCGGGTCGGCGTCCTGGCCGTCGACCCGTCCTCGCCGTTCTCGGGCGGCGCCCTGCTGGGCGACCGGGTGCGCATGTCGGACCACGCCTCCGATCCCGGCGTCTACATCCGTTCCATGGCGACCCGCGGCCACCTCGGCGGTCTCGCCCGGGCCGCCCCGCAGGCCATCCGGGTCCTGGACGCGGCCGGCTGCGACGTGATCCTGGTCGAGACGGTCGGCGTGGGCCAGTCGGAGGTCGAGGTCGCCTCCCAGGCGGACACCTCCGTGGTGCTGCTCGCCCCGGGCATGGGCGACGGCATCCAGGCCGCCAAGGCCGGAATCCTGGAGATCGGCGACGTCTACGTCGTCAACAAGGCCGACCGTGACGGCGCCGACGCGACCGCCCGCGACCTCAACCACATGCTGGGCCTGGGCGAGTCCCGCGGCCCCGGCGACTGGCGGCCGCCGATCGTCAAGACGGTCGCGAGTCGCGCCGAGGGCATCGACGAGGTCGTCGAGGCACTGGACAAGCACCGCGCGTGGATGGAGGAGCGCGGTGTCCTCACCGAGCGCCGCCGCGCCCGCGCCGCCCACGAGGTCGAGGCGATCGCCCTCACGGCCCTGCGCGCACGCATCGCGGACCTGAGCGGCGACCGGCGCCTGGGCGCGCTCGCCGCGCGGATCGTCGCCGGCGAACTGGACCCGTACCGGGCGGCCGACGAACTGGTGGAGGGGCTCACACAGGGCTGA
- a CDS encoding sensor histidine kinase produces MRRLFGSVRARATLAATAVVALTLVAAGAVVLLSLRSNLAGQADTAADGAARAVAAQIAQGVPYRELDLDEDHPVQVVDRDGRVLDASEDLESISGTGVQDVTPVPSPDAGQGEDSDGGDAPEADDIGEVTWHGQGRATVDGESVAYRLARVEVTDRSDETVLVYAGASLQAQQDAVHTAATVMLIGLPVLLGVVAWVTWTVTRRALRPVEAIRREMSAVTASEDLARRVPVPDTHDEVARLARTTNETLAALETSVERQRRFVADASHELRSPIASLRTQLEVAAAHPELLDLEGAVEDTVRLQRLAADLLLLARLDAGERAGDTRFDLASLVREQAADRPLVTVEAWDVQVAGSRGQLGRLLANLLDNAQRHARSEVSVAVRRDGDRAVVEVTDDGDGVPEGDRERIFERFVRLDEARARDDGGAGLGLAIARDVAVRHGGTLTVRGAPAGGALFELRLPGV; encoded by the coding sequence ATGAGGCGGCTGTTCGGCTCGGTCCGGGCCCGGGCCACGCTGGCCGCGACCGCCGTGGTGGCCCTGACCCTGGTCGCCGCGGGCGCCGTGGTCCTGCTGTCGCTGCGCAGCAACCTCGCGGGCCAGGCGGACACCGCCGCCGACGGTGCCGCCCGTGCCGTGGCGGCACAGATCGCACAGGGCGTGCCGTACCGGGAGCTGGACCTGGACGAGGACCATCCGGTCCAGGTGGTCGACCGGGACGGGCGGGTGCTCGATGCGAGCGAGGACCTGGAGTCGATCAGCGGTACCGGTGTCCAGGACGTCACCCCGGTCCCGAGCCCCGACGCGGGCCAGGGCGAGGACAGCGACGGCGGGGACGCCCCCGAGGCCGACGACATCGGCGAGGTCACCTGGCACGGCCAGGGCCGGGCCACCGTGGACGGGGAGAGCGTCGCGTACCGGCTCGCCCGGGTCGAGGTCACCGACCGGAGCGACGAGACGGTCCTCGTGTACGCCGGTGCCTCCCTCCAGGCCCAGCAGGACGCGGTGCACACCGCCGCCACCGTCATGCTGATCGGCCTGCCCGTACTGCTCGGGGTGGTCGCCTGGGTGACCTGGACGGTCACGCGTCGCGCCCTTCGCCCGGTCGAGGCCATCCGCCGGGAGATGTCGGCGGTCACCGCCTCCGAGGACCTCGCGCGCCGCGTCCCGGTGCCGGACACCCACGACGAGGTGGCCCGCCTGGCCCGCACCACCAACGAGACGCTGGCCGCGCTGGAGACCTCGGTGGAGCGCCAGCGCCGTTTCGTCGCGGACGCCTCGCACGAGCTGCGCAGCCCCATCGCCTCGCTGCGGACCCAGTTGGAAGTCGCCGCCGCACATCCGGAGCTGCTGGACCTGGAGGGGGCGGTCGAGGACACGGTGCGGCTGCAGCGCCTCGCCGCGGACCTGTTGCTGCTGGCCCGGCTGGACGCCGGGGAGCGGGCCGGGGACACCCGGTTCGACCTGGCCTCACTGGTCCGCGAGCAGGCGGCGGACAGGCCGCTGGTGACGGTCGAGGCATGGGACGTGCAAGTCGCCGGATCGCGCGGCCAGTTGGGGCGGCTGCTCGCCAACCTGCTGGACAACGCGCAGCGGCACGCCCGCTCCGAGGTGTCCGTGGCCGTACGGCGGGACGGCGACCGTGCGGTCGTCGAGGTCACCGACGACGGGGACGGGGTGCCCGAAGGGGACCGGGAGCGGATCTTCGAGCGGTTCGTGCGGCTGGACGAGGCGCGGGCGCGGGACGACGGGGGTGCCGGGCTCGGTCTCGCCATCGCCCGGGATGTCGCCGTTCGTCATGGCGGCACCCTGACGGTGCGTGGCGCACCGGCAGGCGGAGCCCTGTTCGAACTCCGCCTGCCGGGGGTGTGA
- a CDS encoding acetyl-CoA C-acetyltransferase, giving the protein MSGSNSTTSVIVAGARTPMGRLLGSLKSFSGADLGGFAIKAALDRAGIGGDQVQYVIMGQVLQAGAGQIPARQAAVKAGIPMNVPALTINKVCLSGLDAIALADQLIRAGEFDVIVAGGQESMTNAPHLLPKSREGFKYGAIEMLDAMAYDGLTDAYENIPMGESTEKHNTRLGILRPEQDEIAALSHQRAAAAQKNGVFEAEITPVEIPQRKGEPVVFSEDEGIRADTTAESLGKLRPAFTRDGTITAGTSSQISDGAAAVVVMSKAKAQELGLEWIAEIGAHGNVAGPDNSLQSQPSNAILHALKKDGLEVSDLDLIEINEAFAAVAVQSMKDLGVSTDRVNVNGGAIALGHPIGMSGARLVLHLALELKRRGGGVGAAALCGGGGQGDALVVRVPKA; this is encoded by the coding sequence ATGTCTGGATCGAACAGCACCACCTCGGTGATCGTCGCGGGCGCTCGTACGCCCATGGGACGGCTGCTGGGCTCGCTGAAGTCCTTCTCCGGAGCCGACCTCGGCGGCTTCGCGATCAAGGCCGCCCTCGACCGTGCGGGAATCGGTGGCGACCAGGTGCAGTACGTCATCATGGGCCAGGTGCTCCAGGCCGGGGCGGGGCAGATCCCGGCCCGCCAGGCCGCCGTCAAGGCCGGCATCCCGATGAACGTCCCGGCGCTCACCATCAACAAGGTGTGTCTCTCGGGCCTCGACGCGATCGCGCTGGCCGACCAGCTGATCCGCGCCGGCGAGTTCGACGTGATCGTCGCGGGCGGCCAGGAGTCCATGACCAACGCCCCGCACCTGCTGCCGAAGTCCCGCGAGGGCTTCAAGTACGGTGCGATCGAGATGCTCGACGCGATGGCTTACGACGGCCTGACCGACGCCTACGAGAACATCCCCATGGGCGAGTCCACGGAGAAGCACAACACCCGCCTCGGCATCCTGCGCCCCGAGCAGGACGAGATCGCCGCCCTGTCCCACCAGCGGGCCGCCGCCGCGCAGAAGAACGGCGTCTTCGAGGCCGAGATCACCCCGGTCGAGATCCCGCAGCGCAAGGGCGAGCCGGTCGTCTTCAGCGAGGACGAGGGCATCCGCGCCGACACCACGGCCGAGTCCCTGGGCAAGCTGCGCCCCGCGTTCACCCGCGACGGCACCATCACGGCCGGCACCTCCTCGCAGATCTCGGACGGCGCGGCGGCCGTGGTCGTGATGAGCAAGGCCAAGGCGCAGGAGCTGGGCCTGGAGTGGATCGCCGAGATCGGCGCCCACGGCAACGTGGCGGGCCCGGACAACTCCCTGCAGTCCCAGCCGTCCAACGCGATCCTGCACGCCCTCAAGAAGGACGGCCTGGAGGTCTCCGACCTCGACCTGATCGAGATCAACGAGGCCTTCGCCGCGGTCGCCGTCCAGTCAATGAAGGACCTCGGCGTATCCACGGATCGGGTGAACGTCAACGGTGGCGCGATCGCCCTCGGCCACCCCATCGGCATGTCCGGCGCCCGGCTCGTCCTGCACCTGGCCCTGGAGCTGAAGCGCCGGGGCGGCGGTGTCGGTGCGGCCGCGCTGTGCGGCGGTGGCGGTCAGGGTGACGCGCTCGTCGTGCGGGTACCCAAGGCCTGA
- a CDS encoding response regulator transcription factor has product MRLLIVEDEKRLALSLAKGLTAEGYAVDVVHDGREGLHRATEGSYDLVILDIMLPGLNGYRVCAALRAAGHEVPILMLTAKDGEYDEAEGLDTGADDYLTKPFSYVVLVARIKALLRRHGQGAGASPVLELGGLRIDTAARRVFLGGDEVALTTKEFSVLEQLAVRAGEVVSKAQILEHVWDFAYDGDPNIVEVYVSTLRRKLDAELIRTVRGAGYRLETGR; this is encoded by the coding sequence ATGCGACTCTTGATCGTCGAGGACGAAAAGCGACTTGCCCTGTCCCTCGCCAAGGGCCTCACCGCCGAGGGCTACGCCGTCGACGTCGTCCATGACGGCCGGGAGGGTCTGCACCGGGCCACCGAGGGGTCGTACGACCTCGTGATCCTCGACATCATGCTGCCCGGCCTCAACGGCTACCGGGTCTGCGCCGCCCTGCGCGCCGCGGGCCACGAGGTGCCGATCCTGATGCTCACCGCGAAGGACGGCGAGTACGACGAGGCCGAGGGCCTGGACACCGGCGCCGACGACTACCTGACCAAGCCCTTCTCCTACGTCGTCCTCGTGGCCCGCATCAAGGCCCTGCTGCGGCGGCACGGACAGGGTGCCGGGGCCTCGCCGGTGCTCGAACTCGGCGGCCTCCGGATCGACACCGCCGCCCGCAGGGTCTTCCTCGGCGGCGACGAGGTCGCCCTGACCACCAAGGAGTTCTCCGTCCTGGAACAGCTCGCGGTGCGGGCCGGTGAGGTGGTGTCCAAGGCGCAGATCCTGGAGCACGTCTGGGACTTCGCTTACGACGGCGACCCCAACATCGTCGAGGTGTACGTCAGCACGCTGCGCCGGAAACTGGACGCGGAACTCATCCGGACCGTGCGGGGCGCCGGATACCGGCTGGAGACCGGGAGATGA